The proteins below come from a single Marinobacter bohaiensis genomic window:
- a CDS encoding histone deacetylase family protein — MTTAFFYHEDFLKHDMGPEHPESPDRLTNLISYLADNGLDQALDWVRPEEVTRDQLLQVHPDTYLRQLDMMQPTRGRVFTDPDTAMMPHTLRAARLAAGANVQAVDMVVSGQATNAFIAARPPGHHAERGRSMGFCFYNNIALAARHALNFHGLERVAIVDFDVHQGNGTVDIVQGDERVLMCSSFQHPFYPHSHVYRCAENIVNTPVSAGTTGSDYRRLVEDAWLQKLQDFKPQMVLVSAGFDAHAADPMAELQLQVDDYRWLTDLITSVAADSADNRVVSTLEGGYHLKALSEGVTAHLEGLTAIKD; from the coding sequence ATGACAACAGCGTTCTTCTATCATGAGGATTTCCTCAAACACGACATGGGGCCGGAGCACCCCGAGTCGCCGGACCGCCTGACGAACCTGATCAGCTATCTGGCCGACAACGGCCTGGACCAGGCACTGGATTGGGTGCGCCCGGAAGAAGTCACCCGTGACCAACTGCTGCAGGTGCATCCCGACACCTACCTGCGCCAGCTGGACATGATGCAGCCGACCCGCGGCCGTGTGTTCACCGATCCCGACACCGCGATGATGCCCCACACCCTGCGCGCCGCCCGACTGGCCGCCGGGGCCAACGTGCAGGCAGTCGACATGGTGGTCTCCGGCCAGGCCACCAACGCGTTCATCGCCGCCCGCCCGCCGGGCCATCACGCCGAGCGCGGACGTTCCATGGGCTTCTGCTTCTACAACAACATTGCACTGGCGGCGCGTCATGCCCTGAACTTCCATGGGCTGGAACGGGTCGCCATCGTCGATTTCGACGTGCACCAGGGAAACGGCACAGTGGACATCGTGCAGGGCGACGAGCGGGTGCTGATGTGCTCCAGCTTCCAGCATCCGTTCTACCCGCATTCCCACGTCTATCGCTGCGCGGAAAACATCGTGAACACGCCGGTTTCCGCCGGCACCACCGGCTCCGATTATCGTCGGCTGGTGGAGGACGCGTGGCTGCAGAAACTGCAGGACTTCAAGCCACAGATGGTGCTGGTGTCCGCCGGGTTCGACGCCCATGCCGCGGACCCCATGGCGGAGCTGCAACTGCAAGTGGACGACTACCGCTGGCTGACAGACCTGATCACCAGCGTGGCCGCCGATTCAGCCGACAACCGGGTGGTGTCGACACTGGAGGGTGGCTATCACCTGAAAGCGCTGTCCGAGGGTGTTACGGCGCATCTTGAGGGGCTAACCGCCATCAAGGATTGA
- a CDS encoding substrate-binding periplasmic protein: protein MNLTALLRLAALALVLGSASVYATDADEPAIFAIPEVWPWGYAGRYGSPEGSLVDLAHQLVTRADLPVKYELRPHRRAITELLRGEVDFVVLFESPRLADEAIDLGPVVTTRAIMTGLRSSDVVLTLEGLRGKPVAFVHGTYYGEAFARAQGIHKFAVRDIFQALEMLKLGRVSAILCSDQAIYHTLASLDLSPEDFRMRNFRAGQEGHLYMSRRALHPELEDEMRAALESLRQDGTLDSIFALPGNTSPLNP from the coding sequence TTGAACCTGACCGCCTTGCTGCGATTGGCTGCCCTGGCTCTCGTGCTGGGGAGCGCATCGGTCTACGCGACCGATGCCGATGAGCCCGCCATCTTTGCCATCCCCGAAGTCTGGCCCTGGGGTTACGCCGGCCGCTACGGCTCCCCCGAGGGCTCCCTGGTCGACCTGGCCCACCAACTGGTCACCCGGGCCGACCTTCCCGTCAAGTACGAACTGCGTCCCCACCGCCGGGCCATCACCGAGCTGTTGCGCGGCGAGGTGGATTTCGTGGTGCTTTTTGAAAGTCCCCGGCTGGCGGACGAGGCTATTGATCTCGGGCCGGTTGTCACGACGCGCGCGATCATGACAGGCCTGAGATCATCGGACGTCGTGTTGACCCTGGAAGGGTTGCGGGGCAAACCCGTCGCCTTCGTTCACGGAACCTATTACGGCGAGGCGTTCGCCCGGGCACAGGGCATCCACAAGTTTGCCGTGCGGGATATCTTTCAGGCGCTGGAGATGCTCAAGCTGGGGCGTGTCAGTGCCATTCTGTGCAGTGACCAGGCGATCTATCACACCCTGGCGTCTCTCGATCTGTCACCGGAGGATTTCCGCATGCGCAACTTTCGGGCCGGGCAGGAGGGGCATCTGTATATGTCCCGTCGAGCTCTACACCCCGAACTGGAAGACGAGATGAGGGCGGCCCTGGAAAGTCTGCGTCAGGACGGCACTCTGGACAGTATCTTCGCGTTACCCGGCAACACCTCGCCGCTCAATCCTTGA
- the fliS gene encoding flagellar export chaperone FliS — MNGLQAYQRVNTQTSITDADPHKLIQLLYNGALERINMAKARMQANDIAGKGQLISKAIEIIGGLRGFLNFEQGGELAERLESLYEYMERTLFEANRHNDVAKLDEVSSLLRQIKDGWDGIREEVMTSSGQQAAV; from the coding sequence ATGAACGGTTTACAGGCTTATCAGCGCGTCAACACCCAGACCAGCATCACCGATGCGGATCCGCACAAGCTGATCCAGCTTCTGTACAACGGTGCCCTGGAGCGGATCAACATGGCCAAAGCGCGCATGCAGGCCAATGACATCGCTGGCAAAGGGCAGTTGATCAGCAAGGCGATCGAGATCATCGGCGGCCTGCGCGGCTTCCTGAATTTCGAGCAGGGCGGCGAACTGGCCGAGCGGCTGGAATCGCTCTATGAGTATATGGAGCGCACCCTGTTCGAAGCCAACCGGCACAACGACGTGGCCAAGCTGGACGAAGTGTCCAGCCTGCTGCGCCAGATCAAGGACGGCTGGGACGGCATTCGCGAGGAGGTTATGACCTCCTCGGGTCAGCAGGCGGCGGTCTGA
- the fliD gene encoding flagellar filament capping protein FliD, translating into MAGISSLGIGSGVLNSDLVDQLVAAEKEPVTNRLDSKQQKAETLISAYGTLRSAITELRLPMRQLSAADNLKSFSASSSNEDVAVTVDSTEASRGSYTVQVDSLAQAQSLASGTFEDRDATPVGTGTLSISVGGETKLIDIDSSNNTLQGIADEINDSGLAVSAGVIDTGDGYRLVMSSDETGTDNAIRIGVNDSDGNNTDAAGLSQFVFNGTAQNLTETVEAKDAVVQVNGISITRSSNTIDNVIDGLTFEVKAEGVTSTVKVEQDTGAVTDRVASFVEKFNALQDTISGLAGYNSETQTAGVLSGDSTVRGIQNGLRNMLTRIVPGLEDSAVRTLADVGITTDYETGKLEFDQEKFVEQLEANPDDVTALFAEQGRTSDAQVEFVSSGINTEPGEYSINITQAATQGSLTGTNVGAGSVTIDGDNDNLTFKVDGETSVSITLDAGTYTREELAAQIQEQLNTNTALSSSGKSVQVDFDSTSGALSFKSGAFGSESNVSIASVDTNSAADLGLSVATGTVGKDVAGTINGQRATGEGQILFVEGSVGAAGMQVRITGDQTGPRGTVSFIEGIGEQTVNMVTDILGSDGTLENRTDNLQDDLAEIEEERLELEDRMTRYRERLVSQFTAADSLIAQLNNTQEYISQQLAALAPNNSNDS; encoded by the coding sequence ATGGCAGGCATTTCATCACTGGGTATCGGTTCCGGGGTCCTGAATTCGGATCTCGTCGATCAGCTGGTGGCTGCGGAGAAAGAGCCGGTCACCAACCGGCTGGACAGCAAACAGCAAAAGGCGGAGACGCTGATCTCAGCCTACGGCACGCTGCGCAGCGCGATTACGGAATTGCGCCTGCCAATGCGTCAGCTGAGTGCAGCCGACAATCTCAAATCCTTCTCCGCCTCCTCCTCCAACGAGGATGTGGCAGTCACCGTCGACAGCACCGAAGCCAGCCGCGGCAGCTACACCGTGCAGGTGGACAGCCTGGCCCAGGCCCAGTCTCTCGCGTCCGGCACCTTCGAGGATCGTGACGCCACCCCGGTCGGCACCGGTACCCTCAGCATCAGCGTCGGCGGTGAAACCAAGCTGATCGATATCGACAGCTCCAACAACACGCTGCAGGGCATTGCCGACGAGATCAACGATTCCGGCCTGGCCGTGTCCGCCGGCGTGATCGACACCGGCGACGGTTATCGTCTGGTCATGTCCTCGGACGAAACCGGTACCGACAACGCCATTCGCATCGGCGTTAATGACAGCGACGGCAACAACACCGACGCCGCCGGCCTGTCCCAGTTCGTCTTCAACGGCACCGCCCAGAACCTGACCGAGACGGTTGAGGCCAAGGACGCAGTGGTCCAGGTCAACGGGATCAGCATCACCCGTTCCAGCAATACCATCGACAACGTCATCGACGGGCTGACCTTCGAGGTGAAGGCTGAGGGTGTCACGTCCACGGTCAAGGTCGAGCAGGACACCGGCGCGGTGACGGATCGTGTGGCGAGTTTTGTTGAAAAATTCAACGCGCTGCAGGACACCATTTCCGGTCTGGCGGGTTATAACTCCGAGACGCAGACGGCCGGCGTTCTGTCCGGCGATTCCACGGTGCGCGGTATCCAGAACGGGTTGCGTAACATGCTGACCCGCATCGTGCCGGGGCTGGAAGATTCTGCGGTGCGCACCCTGGCGGACGTGGGCATCACCACTGACTACGAGACCGGTAAGCTTGAGTTCGACCAGGAGAAGTTCGTTGAGCAGCTTGAGGCGAACCCGGACGACGTCACAGCCCTGTTTGCCGAGCAGGGGCGGACCAGCGATGCCCAGGTGGAGTTCGTCAGCAGCGGTATCAATACCGAGCCGGGTGAGTACAGCATCAACATCACCCAGGCGGCGACCCAGGGCTCGCTGACCGGCACCAACGTGGGCGCAGGATCAGTCACCATCGACGGCGACAATGACAACCTGACGTTCAAGGTGGATGGCGAAACCTCCGTCAGCATTACCCTGGATGCGGGCACCTACACCCGTGAGGAACTGGCCGCCCAGATCCAGGAGCAGCTCAACACCAATACGGCGCTGAGCAGCTCCGGCAAGTCCGTGCAGGTGGATTTCGACAGCACCAGCGGTGCCCTGTCGTTCAAGTCCGGCGCGTTCGGTAGCGAATCCAACGTCAGCATCGCATCTGTAGACACCAATTCCGCGGCGGACCTGGGGCTGAGCGTGGCCACCGGTACGGTGGGCAAGGACGTGGCGGGCACCATTAACGGCCAGCGTGCGACCGGGGAAGGTCAAATCCTGTTCGTGGAAGGCTCTGTCGGCGCCGCCGGCATGCAGGTTCGCATCACCGGGGACCAGACCGGTCCCCGCGGCACCGTGTCCTTCATCGAGGGGATCGGTGAGCAGACGGTCAATATGGTCACCGATATCCTGGGCTCCGATGGCACCCTGGAGAACCGGACCGACAACCTTCAGGACGACCTGGCCGAGATCGAGGAAGAGCGTCTCGAACTGGAAGATCGCATGACCCGATACCGGGAGCGGCTGGTCAGTCAGTTCACGGCGGCCGATTCGCTGATTGCGCAGCTCAATAACACCCAGGAATACATCAGCCAGCAACTGGCCGCGCTGGCACCCAACAACAGCAATGACAGCTAA
- a CDS encoding flagellar protein FlaG encodes MTDVNLNGPDLKLVRSSDQPPARASASPQAEGNTPSARAQAASDSRVVALRQASDQSRVQRLENQQEAQKESLDKAVSQLNDFVQTVQRDLQFEVDNDSGKTIVRVVDQQTDEVIRQIPDDVALRLAENLQQDEPLTLFNIEV; translated from the coding sequence ATGACTGACGTAAACCTGAATGGCCCGGATTTGAAGCTGGTTCGCTCCAGTGATCAGCCTCCGGCTCGGGCGTCTGCGTCACCTCAGGCTGAAGGAAACACGCCTTCCGCTCGAGCCCAGGCGGCTTCCGATTCCAGGGTGGTGGCACTGCGACAGGCTTCTGACCAGTCCCGTGTGCAGCGTCTTGAGAATCAGCAGGAAGCCCAGAAAGAATCTCTGGATAAGGCGGTCTCCCAACTCAACGACTTCGTGCAGACGGTTCAGCGCGACCTCCAGTTTGAGGTCGACAACGACTCCGGCAAGACAATCGTGAGGGTGGTGGACCAGCAGACCGATGAGGTCATTCGGCAGATTCCGGACGACGTGGCTTTGAGGTTGGCCGAAAACTTGCAGCAGGACGAACCGCTGACGCTATTCAATATCGAAGTGTAG
- a CDS encoding flagellin N-terminal helical domain-containing protein, with the protein MALGINTNVASLSAQNNLNKSQSLSDQALERLSSGLRINSAKDDAAGLAISSRFDSQIRGLNVAQRNANDGISLAQTAEGALGQAGDLLQRIRELSVQSANDTNSSSDRKSLQAEVSQLQAELNRVADTTNFNGQTLLNGDFTNAQFQVGANANQTINVTMGSARGTDIGNYTFGASGTALGQAAASNAVAGSEAIEVSGNGASGTYTTVAGDSAQDIAAGINAFSADTGVTASARTEATLSGIADGTVSFDLAGENDGTGEEVSISATVTGGDYSSLADAINDNSAVTGITAQVVTESGTEQLKLTSESGADISISSYANTGTAAATMAGSEGGSVDFSSATAGTVTGTVDLSSSSAFSVSGGTTAIADGGGTLSSVAEIDITTTDGANAAIETIDAALSSINSQRADLGAIQNRFESTIEAIATTSENLSAAQGRILDADFASETAKLSKSQVLQQAGISVLAQANARPQQVLSLLQ; encoded by the coding sequence ATGGCTCTCGGTATCAACACTAACGTTGCGTCCTTAAGCGCTCAGAACAACCTGAACAAGTCCCAGTCTCTCTCGGACCAGGCTCTTGAGCGTCTGTCCTCCGGTCTGCGCATCAACTCGGCTAAAGACGATGCGGCTGGTCTGGCGATTTCCTCTCGTTTCGATTCACAGATCCGCGGCCTGAACGTTGCCCAGCGCAACGCCAACGACGGTATCTCCCTGGCACAGACCGCTGAAGGCGCGCTGGGGCAGGCCGGTGACCTGCTGCAGCGGATTCGTGAGCTGTCGGTCCAGTCGGCCAACGACACCAATTCCTCTTCTGACCGGAAGTCGCTGCAGGCCGAAGTAAGCCAGTTGCAGGCGGAACTGAACCGCGTCGCCGACACCACCAACTTCAACGGCCAGACCCTGTTGAACGGCGACTTTACTAACGCCCAGTTCCAGGTCGGCGCCAATGCCAACCAGACTATCAATGTCACCATGGGCAGCGCGCGTGGAACGGATATTGGCAACTATACCTTTGGTGCAAGCGGTACCGCGCTTGGTCAAGCGGCTGCATCTAACGCTGTTGCCGGAAGTGAGGCGATAGAGGTTTCTGGTAATGGTGCCAGCGGCACCTACACGACAGTGGCCGGAGATTCAGCGCAGGACATTGCTGCGGGTATTAACGCTTTCAGTGCCGATACTGGTGTAACAGCGAGTGCAAGAACTGAGGCAACTCTGAGCGGTATTGCTGACGGTACAGTTAGCTTTGATTTGGCCGGTGAGAACGATGGAACTGGGGAAGAGGTCTCGATTTCCGCGACCGTTACTGGCGGCGACTATTCCTCACTTGCAGATGCGATCAATGATAACTCCGCGGTAACCGGTATTACGGCTCAGGTTGTTACGGAATCCGGTACTGAGCAACTGAAGCTGACTAGCGAGAGTGGTGCTGACATCAGTATCTCGAGCTACGCAAACACCGGAACGGCCGCAGCCACCATGGCTGGTAGTGAAGGTGGTAGTGTCGATTTCAGCTCTGCGACCGCAGGTACTGTGACGGGCACTGTTGACCTTTCCTCTAGTAGCGCCTTCAGTGTTTCTGGCGGAACAACAGCAATCGCTGACGGGGGTGGTACGTTGAGCTCCGTAGCTGAGATTGACATCACGACCACTGATGGCGCGAACGCCGCTATCGAAACGATCGATGCCGCGCTGTCCTCGATTAACAGCCAGCGTGCGGACCTGGGTGCGATCCAGAACCGCTTCGAGTCCACCATCGAAGCGATCGCGACCACCTCTGAGAACCTGTCCGCTGCCCAGGGCCGGATCCTGGACGCCGACTTCGCATCCGAAACCGCGAAGCTGTCCAAGTCCCAGGTTCTGCAGCAGGCCGGTATCTCGGTCCTGGCTCAGGCCAATGCCCGTCCGCAGCAGGTTCTGTCCCTCCTGCAGTAA
- a CDS encoding flagellin N-terminal helical domain-containing protein, with translation MPQIINTNLASLNAQRNLNTTQRDSDTAMQRLSSGLRINSAKDDAAGLAISERFTSQIDGLNQAIRNANDGISLAQTAEGALGQSGDILQRIRELSVQSANATNSASDRRALQSEVNQLKQELERVATTTEFNGLKLLDGSFQAQQFQAGANENQTIAVSIQGARTTDLANNSVSASNTTAGQGSGSVYAAAAGDASAANTIAAQTLTVSSSLGEATVDVESGDTAEDIAAAINQQVDATGVEAQARTTADLFGLGGTGTVSMTISSGGEKSTISAQIDDVDDLRPLAREINSASGTTGITAEVEDGRLTLVQAEGKDILVEDFTSNATTPTASFRGGAEVDGDAITLDGSDDTADSARASGEITFDSSSSFAVSSSIDDTAGSILDEAGGTAVGSTTEDVSSIDISTVEGANSAIAVIDAALEKISGIRADLGAAQNRLDSTISNLSTTSENLSAARSRIRDADFAAETAELARTQVLQQAGLSVLSQANAQPQQVLQLLQG, from the coding sequence ATGCCTCAGATCATTAATACGAACCTTGCGTCGCTGAATGCGCAGCGCAACCTGAACACGACCCAACGGGACTCGGACACCGCGATGCAGCGTCTGTCCTCCGGCCTGCGCATCAACTCGGCCAAAGACGACGCCGCCGGCCTGGCCATCTCGGAGCGATTCACCTCCCAGATCGATGGTCTGAACCAGGCGATTCGGAACGCCAACGACGGCATCTCCCTGGCACAGACTGCCGAAGGCGCGCTGGGACAATCCGGCGATATCCTGCAACGGATTCGCGAACTGTCGGTCCAGTCCGCCAACGCCACCAACTCCGCCTCCGACCGCCGGGCCCTGCAATCCGAGGTCAACCAGCTCAAGCAGGAGCTGGAGCGGGTGGCTACCACCACCGAATTCAACGGCCTCAAGCTGCTCGACGGCTCTTTCCAGGCCCAGCAGTTCCAGGCCGGCGCCAACGAGAACCAGACCATTGCCGTCTCTATTCAAGGCGCACGAACCACGGATCTGGCCAACAACAGTGTGAGCGCCTCAAACACCACTGCCGGACAAGGCAGTGGATCTGTTTACGCCGCAGCGGCTGGCGATGCGTCAGCGGCAAACACCATTGCTGCTCAGACGCTGACCGTCTCCAGCTCACTGGGTGAGGCCACTGTGGATGTTGAGAGCGGCGATACCGCCGAAGACATCGCTGCGGCGATCAACCAACAGGTGGATGCCACGGGGGTCGAAGCACAAGCCCGAACCACGGCTGACTTATTCGGCCTTGGCGGTACAGGCACTGTTTCCATGACGATATCGAGTGGAGGCGAAAAATCGACGATCTCCGCCCAGATTGACGACGTCGACGATCTGCGTCCCTTGGCGCGCGAGATCAACTCCGCGTCAGGTACCACAGGTATTACCGCTGAAGTGGAGGATGGCCGACTGACGCTTGTGCAAGCGGAAGGTAAAGACATCCTGGTTGAGGATTTCACATCCAACGCCACAACACCTACCGCCAGCTTCCGCGGTGGCGCTGAAGTGGACGGAGACGCCATCACTCTTGATGGGTCAGACGACACCGCCGATAGCGCGCGTGCTTCAGGCGAAATCACTTTCGACTCGTCTTCGAGCTTTGCCGTATCATCCAGTATTGACGACACCGCCGGCAGCATTTTGGATGAGGCCGGTGGCACCGCCGTCGGTTCCACCACAGAGGATGTCTCCAGCATCGACATCAGCACCGTGGAAGGCGCCAACAGCGCCATTGCCGTGATCGACGCCGCCCTGGAGAAAATCAGTGGCATCCGCGCCGACCTGGGTGCCGCCCAGAACCGGCTGGATTCCACCATCTCCAACCTGAGCACCACGTCCGAGAACCTGTCAGCCGCCCGCTCCCGTATTCGCGATGCGGATTTCGCGGCGGAAACCGCGGAACTGGCGCGGACCCAGGTGCTGCAACAGGCGGGTCTTTCGGTCCTGTCCCAGGCCAACGCCCAGCCGCAGCAGGTCTTGCAGCTGCTGCAGGGCTAA
- a CDS encoding tetratricopeptide repeat protein produces MHAQHHPQVGQNDRVAIARLLLAANSTYNQSNDPGNSYAARLEAREDSRHYLAQVMERTHDNAAAWGLLGRLEMDDGNLDTAQALFERSLSIDPDQPQQYTNLGYWALASERPALAEQYFQEALNRDRQSASAFCGMAHAKRQLGQFDVAYLHYRKLLQLNLEWPSIYSGMVACAAQLSVDQADQELAYDAITLLSRDDIPHQDLGRFVAAILRHQYDLDNPDARVLLEAAADDELLLLALEKTLMPDPAVESFVTLLRNAILSEVATTATLRDGLHRLAIGIALYADRTGYALPAGDNEARVIDAINSSVCAQFALGESMEAIAGSLMISALYGALFHQPFATQLGRWGLTEWPTGLQPLLAASYYHRATEEAIKQGFEEKQDELALAPEDVPQAWPHWQTLSQHPQTSLKAIMRSRLRLDTDNLPDTLRLMVCGADSGQRALELARSLSDVEIIAVDENLSNIARASRTAQDMGLEQIVFWPWSLASRFIADGNRVDWIELGRPPSTHASHVSLAGVVNQACQQGSIVHLRTSMAGDSTADAQIRQLIARHQLPETNDSLRQLRNLITENAQDPALAALLEEEDFYGLGGCHNRWFRPQDPHQLRSLLALMCNEVDWKLVRAQDSDGHGLALSPVQRQLRAEASGSDVQSVWGQPLGLYFMRRR; encoded by the coding sequence ATGCACGCACAGCACCACCCGCAAGTTGGTCAGAACGATAGAGTCGCGATTGCGCGCCTGTTGCTCGCCGCCAATTCGACCTACAACCAGTCGAACGATCCCGGCAACAGCTATGCGGCCCGGCTGGAAGCTCGTGAGGACAGCCGCCACTATCTGGCTCAGGTAATGGAGCGGACCCACGACAACGCGGCAGCCTGGGGACTGCTGGGCCGTCTGGAAATGGACGACGGCAACCTGGACACCGCCCAGGCGCTGTTTGAGCGCAGCCTGTCCATCGACCCGGATCAGCCCCAGCAATACACCAACCTGGGTTACTGGGCGCTGGCCTCGGAACGCCCGGCCCTGGCCGAGCAGTATTTCCAGGAAGCGCTGAACCGGGATCGCCAGTCGGCCTCGGCTTTCTGCGGTATGGCCCACGCCAAGCGCCAACTCGGTCAGTTCGATGTCGCCTACCTGCACTACCGCAAACTGCTGCAGCTCAACCTGGAATGGCCGTCGATCTACAGCGGCATGGTGGCCTGTGCCGCCCAGCTCAGCGTTGATCAGGCGGACCAGGAACTGGCCTACGACGCCATCACCCTGCTCTCGCGCGACGACATTCCGCACCAGGACCTGGGACGCTTCGTGGCGGCGATCCTGCGCCACCAGTACGACCTGGACAACCCCGATGCCCGGGTGCTGCTTGAAGCCGCGGCTGACGACGAGCTCCTGCTGCTGGCCCTGGAAAAGACCCTGATGCCGGACCCGGCCGTGGAATCCTTCGTGACGCTGCTGCGTAACGCCATCCTGAGCGAAGTGGCGACCACCGCCACCCTGCGGGACGGGCTGCACCGGCTGGCCATCGGCATTGCCCTCTACGCGGACCGCACCGGCTACGCCCTGCCCGCCGGCGACAACGAGGCTCGGGTGATCGACGCCATCAACAGCAGCGTCTGCGCGCAATTCGCGTTGGGCGAAAGCATGGAGGCCATTGCCGGTTCCCTGATGATCAGCGCTCTTTATGGCGCCCTGTTCCACCAGCCGTTCGCAACGCAACTGGGCCGCTGGGGACTGACCGAGTGGCCGACAGGCCTGCAACCGCTGTTGGCAGCCAGCTACTATCACCGCGCCACCGAGGAAGCCATCAAACAGGGTTTTGAGGAAAAGCAGGATGAGCTGGCGCTGGCGCCAGAAGATGTGCCCCAGGCCTGGCCGCACTGGCAGACGTTGAGTCAACATCCCCAAACCAGCCTCAAGGCCATCATGCGCTCGCGCCTGCGCCTGGATACCGACAACCTGCCGGACACCCTGCGTCTGATGGTATGCGGTGCGGATTCCGGCCAGCGAGCCCTGGAGCTGGCGCGCAGCCTGAGCGATGTGGAAATCATCGCCGTGGACGAGAACCTGTCCAACATTGCCCGCGCCAGTCGCACGGCCCAGGATATGGGCCTCGAACAGATCGTGTTCTGGCCATGGTCTCTGGCGAGCCGGTTCATTGCCGACGGCAACCGGGTCGACTGGATCGAGCTGGGCCGACCGCCCTCTACCCACGCCAGCCACGTGTCGCTCGCCGGAGTGGTCAACCAGGCGTGCCAGCAAGGCAGCATCGTGCACCTGCGGACCAGCATGGCCGGCGATTCCACCGCCGACGCCCAGATCCGCCAGCTGATTGCCCGGCACCAACTACCGGAAACCAACGATTCCCTGCGTCAACTGCGTAATCTGATTACAGAGAACGCCCAGGACCCGGCCCTGGCGGCGCTGCTCGAAGAAGAGGATTTCTACGGTCTGGGCGGCTGCCACAACCGCTGGTTCCGGCCGCAGGATCCGCACCAGCTTCGCTCGCTGCTGGCACTGATGTGCAACGAGGTGGACTGGAAGCTGGTCCGTGCCCAGGACAGCGACGGTCACGGCCTGGCCCTGTCACCGGTACAGCGGCAACTGCGCGCCGAGGCCAGCGGCAGCGATGTGCAGAGCGTCTGGGGCCAGCCTCTGGGCCTCTATTTCATGCGTCGTCGTTAA
- a CDS encoding TIGR04282 family arsenosugar biosynthesis glycosyltransferase — protein MPRPKPSDFDGVRLIQFAKWPEPGRVKTRLAADLGERGALDAHIRLTGAVLDNLLSTGLPVSFWWDRARPDDPGHATSILDRLQAADVAQRIQAGKDLGARMSGALDAELKQAGAAVIVGSDCPSVDAAYIAEAIRALADDDVVLGPSDDGGFVLIGARRPLGPVLNGIAWGTDKALEQTRDALVEAGCRVHCLPARWDVDTLADWQRFLDSRRP, from the coding sequence ATGCCGCGACCAAAACCAAGTGATTTTGACGGCGTTCGCCTGATCCAGTTTGCCAAGTGGCCGGAACCCGGCCGCGTCAAGACGCGGCTGGCGGCGGACCTCGGCGAGCGCGGTGCGCTTGACGCCCATATCCGCCTCACGGGTGCTGTGCTCGACAATCTGCTATCGACAGGGCTGCCCGTGTCGTTCTGGTGGGATCGTGCACGGCCTGACGACCCGGGCCACGCCACGTCGATTCTCGACCGCCTGCAAGCTGCCGATGTAGCGCAGCGCATCCAGGCGGGGAAGGATCTGGGAGCGCGTATGTCAGGAGCGCTGGATGCCGAACTGAAACAGGCCGGGGCGGCGGTCATCGTAGGCAGTGATTGTCCGTCGGTGGATGCGGCCTACATCGCTGAGGCCATCCGGGCATTGGCTGATGATGACGTGGTGCTGGGACCGTCGGATGACGGCGGCTTTGTTCTCATAGGCGCCCGGCGGCCGTTGGGTCCTGTTCTGAATGGCATAGCCTGGGGCACCGACAAGGCGCTTGAGCAAACCCGGGATGCGTTGGTCGAGGCCGGCTGCCGCGTGCATTGCCTGCCGGCCCGCTGGGACGTGGATACGTTGGCCGACTGGCAGCGTTTCCTGGACTCGCGGCGGCCCTGA